A genomic stretch from Pararhizobium sp. IMCC21322 includes:
- the rdgB gene encoding RdgB/HAM1 family non-canonical purine NTP pyrophosphatase, whose product MSNLVRRLTGGKLVLASHNAGKLREIRDLVVPHGIEVVSAAELDLPEPEETGTTFAANAKLKALASATATGFPALSDDSGLSVDCLDGDPGIYSARWAGPDKDFSMAMRNVQEAMLAKGATEAAKRGGQFVSALCLAYPDGEAFVFEGIIRGEIVWPPRGTQGFGYDPIFLPENHDKTFGEMTPQEKHGPRPDGEPGLSHRARAFALFEKYAL is encoded by the coding sequence ATGAGCAACCTGGTTCGCAGACTGACTGGCGGTAAACTTGTGCTGGCGAGCCACAATGCAGGAAAATTGCGCGAAATTCGCGATCTTGTCGTGCCTCACGGTATCGAAGTCGTGTCTGCAGCCGAGCTGGATTTGCCGGAACCGGAAGAAACCGGCACCACATTTGCCGCCAATGCAAAACTGAAGGCGCTGGCATCCGCCACGGCCACCGGGTTTCCCGCACTCTCTGATGATTCCGGCCTGTCGGTTGATTGCCTGGACGGGGATCCGGGCATTTATTCAGCCAGATGGGCAGGTCCGGATAAGGATTTTTCCATGGCCATGCGCAATGTGCAGGAAGCCATGCTGGCCAAGGGCGCAACCGAGGCTGCAAAGCGGGGCGGGCAATTCGTCAGTGCCCTGTGTCTTGCCTATCCTGATGGTGAGGCCTTCGTTTTTGAGGGTATCATACGAGGCGAGATCGTGTGGCCACCGCGTGGCACGCAGGGTTTTGGATATGACCCCATCTTCCTTCCCGAGAATCATGATAAGACATTTGGAGAGATGACGCCGCAGGAGAAACACGGACCGCGCCCCGATGGGGAACCGGGCCTGTCACACCGGGCGCGGGCATTTGCCCTGTTTGAGAAATATGCGCTGTAG
- the hemW gene encoding radical SAM family heme chaperone HemW produces the protein MEQNTDNQKPAASSQPHGALDGPDHPTRDAGFGIYVHWPFCAAKCPYCDFNSHVRHKPVDQARFLAAFKTEIAHFAARTPDRRVTSIFFGGGTPSLMDPETIAGILDAIHWHWPVDPGAEITMEANPQSVEAGRFKAYRKAGVNRLSLGVQALNDADLKFLGRLHNVEEATNAIAIARDTFPRLSFDLIYARPNQSVAAWRDELNRALEYAADHLSLYQLTIEPETPFWALQDAGKLVVPNQDEAAELYRATQTICEEAGLPAYETSNHAAPGAQSRHNLIYWRYGEYVGVGPGAHGRLVGANGTSRFATATERNPERWLSLVESHGHGTITDDELLAEEQGDEFLVMGLRLHEGIDMARYQALSGRRIDPRRVEDLLTHKMIERLAPRTSGSNSEDRVRATRDGAMVLDAVVADLAI, from the coding sequence ATGGAACAAAACACAGACAATCAGAAGCCGGCAGCAAGCAGCCAGCCGCATGGTGCACTGGATGGCCCCGATCATCCAACGCGGGATGCCGGGTTCGGCATCTATGTGCATTGGCCGTTCTGCGCGGCCAAATGTCCGTATTGTGATTTCAACTCCCATGTGCGGCACAAGCCGGTTGATCAGGCCCGCTTTCTGGCGGCCTTCAAGACAGAGATTGCGCATTTCGCCGCCCGAACGCCTGACCGCCGTGTCACCAGCATCTTTTTTGGTGGCGGCACGCCGTCGCTGATGGACCCGGAAACCATAGCCGGTATTCTGGATGCAATTCACTGGCACTGGCCGGTCGATCCGGGTGCCGAGATTACCATGGAAGCCAATCCGCAATCGGTTGAGGCTGGCCGGTTCAAAGCCTATCGCAAGGCGGGGGTCAATCGGTTGTCACTCGGTGTTCAGGCGCTGAATGATGCTGATCTGAAGTTTTTGGGTCGCTTGCACAATGTCGAAGAGGCGACCAACGCCATTGCGATTGCGCGGGACACATTCCCACGCCTGTCATTCGATCTGATTTATGCGCGGCCCAACCAAAGCGTTGCTGCGTGGCGTGACGAGCTGAACCGCGCCCTGGAATATGCTGCTGATCATCTGTCGCTCTATCAATTGACGATTGAGCCGGAAACGCCATTCTGGGCGCTTCAGGATGCCGGCAAGCTGGTGGTCCCAAATCAGGATGAAGCAGCGGAGCTATACCGCGCGACACAGACAATCTGTGAAGAAGCAGGTTTACCAGCTTATGAAACCTCAAATCACGCAGCCCCCGGCGCTCAAAGCCGCCATAATCTGATCTATTGGCGCTATGGCGAATATGTCGGCGTGGGTCCGGGCGCGCATGGCCGGCTGGTGGGTGCCAATGGCACATCGCGCTTCGCAACCGCGACAGAACGCAATCCGGAGCGGTGGCTGTCGCTGGTGGAGTCCCATGGTCATGGCACCATCACAGATGATGAGCTATTGGCTGAGGAACAGGGTGATGAGTTTCTGGTGATGGGCCTGCGGCTGCATGAAGGCATTGATATGGCCCGCTATCAGGCCCTGTCCGGTCGCCGCATTGACCCACGCCGGGTAGAAGACCTGCTCACCCACAAAATGATCGAACGCCTCGCGCCGCGTACCTCTGGCTCCAACAGCGAAGACCGGGTGCGCGCCACACGCGATGGCGCCATGGTGCTGGATGCGGTTGTGGCTGATCTCGCGATCTAG